From the Porites lutea chromosome 5, jaPorLute2.1, whole genome shotgun sequence genome, the window AGACGCCAATAGCGGCACACCCAAGAGAATACCAAGGAATCGGAAAAGGTTTTCACACCAGCCTGCAGACAATCAAGAAAGTCCATACACACACCTATCAAATGACTCCTACCACCACATTCATGacacaaggaaaaaacaaactaaTTGGATGTACGTCTGCTTAGCCAAAACCGGAAAAGGAATCCACAGCCCAACACAAGTCGCAATCCAGCGTACTGATCGTGATTCAAGGCCTCCGCCAACACAGCAGTTTGCCAGAAGGAGGAATGGCACAGCAGTTTTACCTGCCATGTCAAAAGGACGTCAAAGTCGGTTCCGCACCATGTTATTTCCTCGTCAGGAGAGCCGCGAAGAAAGTTGTGAGGCCACTGTACTGGCTGGAAATCAGTGGCGACGAAGACGAACTGGAGTTTGCCAGGACACTGATGTCACTCACGAGCACCGGAGATTTACACGAGTGTTGGCCAAACGGTTTTAAATGCCGGAATCCAAACGAATAAGTGCCTTTACAAACTGTAAATAAGTTACATTAAAGTTACACTATTTCCAGGTTTATAATTTCCCTCAGTTTACTTGCGAAGAACTGCAAAATGGACGaggcttttttcaattttggttACAAAATCGGGCCGTTTTAAATACTATGCTAGCGCCTTAATTTCTGGTGTCAGCATTTGCACGCCTCAAGTTGATACATACGCCACCACAGTTTAGGACGTAATTTGAACAAAGAAAAGTTTAGTGTAATTTATATAATTCACAATTATTGTATAAGGTTGGGTGTGATATGATGAATTCGGCCTCTGCGGATATCACCTtcgttatgaagaattagctggCTAAAATATGCCAACAGGAAGCAGagaaatgttttaaataaacaattgaaataataaatacCGCGAATGCTGTAGAAATTTTTTTGTTCCCGCGCAGATTTATCTTGGCAACTTGTTGTTTGCACGACTCTTCACAAAACGGCATAGACATTCCCTTGAGCTCTATTGTTAtcgtaaaatatatattttattcttAATCAAAATCAGAATCATAATGCCAAGTGTTTTTTTGGGCTTGTTAACGTTAACTAGGAACACATGATCTTTTAGACTTATGTGAACAAACTGTGTAAACCAGGTGGCACTCGTGtaaataaactgaaattaaGTGTGAGATATGTCCTGTATTTTAACACCTTCTATAGTCTTCTAAAGTCTGAATGTAAATCTGATTATTGGTGTTGAAATCTGAGCTAGTCCTAACGAGCAGTGGTTTTCAGTCTGCGCCAAAGAGCCGTCTTCAAAAGCGTCTTACGAAGGTTATCAGGCTAATGGTGCCTATGGATGGATAAATTCAAAAACGGTAAGGCCATTTCTCGACTAACAGTGTACAGGCAACAACGTCGTTTTTATATCGGGCGAATTCGGTGCGAGCCGAACTTCCGTACACAATAGTAAGTGACACATTTGTATTTCGTTAGCCTCAATAATATAACTCGTGAAATACCCTTCGGATATTCACGAGTAAAAAAATGGCAGCATTTCTCGCCTATGATGGAACTTTAGCTCCCTAATCACTTCTTAGACCTCAGCAGTTTTTACTCCTTAACACCGGGCAGCATTCGCCTTGTGTTGCGTTAACCTTAAGCGTGAGTGTTGcgtattcttggttttcacatgacgtcaccaaaattcaaactaagaaactatcgcttcttctgagtttctactttcatgtgatattagagcacctcaaaacctttataaaaacaaattttcggttcaaaagggttctttgttttgcgatacaggacgcttgaatttccaggcttttgcgtgacgcggcatttagctggcggccgggaaagctcttatgtgggtttaAAACATCACGGATTCGATTTTTGGacattttgctatctaaacattacttgtcttaaaataaatattactttaatctttatgagttcctcaagcgaagaattcatgcataagtaggaaaactcaaaaacagatgtttctgttggtttccggcggccatatttgtgcccctgaaagggacacaaacatggcgtctccatacaaagctttataaatttgggtaaaacgtttttccgaatatctcgcatatgaactactgcatagacctgattcttggcaaggctttttcaatatttctctTCTTTCATTTCCAAGATTCTtgactttctgtattaaaagatgtccatttttatttctgctttctcacgcgagtgaaaaccgagaattgTGCTCTTCCTCAatttcccccctcccctacCACCGGCACCGcaaccaccaccgccaccaccaatCAACACGGCCTAGACGTATCAATTGATGGAGTGGTTATTCCGCTATTTTTAAACCTTCTTGATAATTTCATCGAAatcatattagttttgttgagcttgttacagttacCGCGAGAATAAAAGCCCctcttttaaacgcctcccATTTATTAAAGCCCTCTTTTGGACCCCTAAATTTATATAAAAACCTCGAGCGTCTTTcagatcatttacggtatttGCAATTCGCAATTCACCTCGATTCGGCCGGAAGACTAAGTTCAATTCATAGGCCCTCTTGTGGGATCGCCGCCTTCGATAACGAGCACCATCACAAATGTATCTCTACATAAATCAAGGTTCAAATATTTTAATCTATCTATGGTATTCTTACCAATAATATTCACAGCataaaactaaactaaatttTAACTTTAGCTCACGTACTTCAGTATAACTGAGCTCTTAACAGTGAATGGACTTAAGGAAAGATTTAAAAAGTTtgcgtcactgttgtcaactgAGTAAAATGAAAGATATCCTGGACAAACAGTAACAAAACGGAGACAAAACTTGCGATGTTAATATATAGGACGATATATAATACATGCTTGCGCGGAGTTCAAGTTTTGAACACTTAGCTGTAGAAAACGGCGATAAGTATTGGTTAAAAACATGAGGAGTGAtgaatgttgaaaaatatttcacccgaagagaaatttcgtatctccgcgcggccatgcaATGTCCTCtatatctccaagcggccatgtaatgttctatttattacataaaaacaaatgaaataccaaaccattttgCTTTATTCTTTATGCTGCGAGGGGCGAGATTGATCTGTTGCCATAGCAACGCTGAtcttttcacgtgtgaagatcgacatgttctttttattacataaaaacaaatgaaataccaaactattttgctttatttcttATGCTGCGAGGGGCGCGATTGATCTGTTGCCTTAGCAACGCTGATCTTTTCACATGtcaagataacatgttatttttacttgtgaagatatcatgatttcgcgcgaaagctcacctagTATTTCATTGGTGGCTATATAATAGAATTATTCTGTAACAAGGCGTGCTTTCATTCGTATCGTCCTGCAAAATAGTAAAGCAAGCAAGAGAATATGTCCTCTTGAACAAATTCATTGTTCATTTTCCCCAATCTCCTCTTTCAATGCTCCAAGCGGTGATATAGTCATAAACTGGATCCATTGATCATCCTTGGAAGACACCACAAGAGTCCCATCGGAGAAAAGCGCTATATCGGTGGGGCGTCCGTCGATGGGGAATGCCCCTTGGAAAGTCCCGTCCGGTTTGTAGGTCTGAATGGAACTAGAACCCCAATCGCACACCAGAAGTATTTCGTCATTAGGGTCAAAAACCATTCCTGTAGGCAAGACCAGATGACCGTCGCTGTAATTGTCGTCATCCTTTCGCCCAAAATGTCGAAGAAACTCTCCATCTTCATTGTACACCATGACGCAACCTTTCTCCATATCAGTTACGTAATAATGTTTGTTGTGGTAAAGAGCTTTAAACGGAAACAGCAAAGCACCCTCGCCAGCAAAGCCGAACTTCAAATCGGGTTTTCCGAAAGGCGTATCCGAATGTACGACAATACACGCTCGGTATTGCTTCGCCAAAGGCTCGCAAGTGAGCAGTAGTCTACCAACGCAGTCGGATGAAACGAAGCAATATTTTACACCCCACTGGGAGCTGCTTCTATAACTTACTTTGAACGTTCCTTTTTGGGGGTTTATAACATGAATATCGCGAGCGCCGTTGACAGCTATAAGGTCTTTCTTGTCCCTAGAAAACGCGACGCCCGAGAACATCATGGGAGGCTGGGACGAGTTCACTGGCACTGTGAATCTTTTCAAGAAATCCCCATTTCTTTTTAAGAGCAGAATATTGTTGTTTTCGGGATCAGCAACAGCGACATGCGTCTCTCCATCTGTGGCAACGCTTAGGGGAGAAAATGACTCAAAACCGAAGTTCGACGGAATAATCTTACGAAGGGTGGTAAGAGAGACTCTCATGGCCTTCAAAGGAGTGCAAAGTCCGATTTTTACACCGCAGCTGTCGTTCATTGACAAGTTACCAAAGCCATGATGTTCAGCCTTTTGTAGAAGCTCTTTATTTGGGTCAAATCTCACGGTGAATGAATCCAGTTCATTAATCTCTTTGTGCAAGTTGTCTTCAAGAACAGTATCGTGGGCCAGAGAAGCCAGTGCCGTTTTCATCTTGGAAATCTCGGCATCATCATCGTCTCGATCGAggacttttaaagaaacatcCACTTGCGTTTGAACTTCGCGGCAAAAAGTTTGCAATCTGGTTTGCACGCGCATGAAGACGTCATTTTGTTGAGAAACAAAATCTTCCAGTTTAGATGTCAGCTCACCCTCGTTTTTCTTGATCATTTCAATAAGACTATCCGCCGCGTTGTGAATTTCCTCTGTTAACAATTGCCCGTGTTCGAGTTTGCGCTTTCGACACATTTCCAGTTCCTTCATAAGTTCCTCTAAAACCTCTACTTTCGTTACACACGCTTGAATTCCCTTGGAAAGCTTTTCTCGTTCTTTTTTCGGCTCCGTCTGCAGCAGTAGCTTCACTAAGAATACGTTAGTCTGTAAGTCGTCTATATCTTCTACCCGAATGAACGATTGTTGTCGACAAGTCGGGCACTGTAAGTAAGCAGGCCTTGATCGTGTTATAATATTTTCAAGACACGGTCGACAAACGCTATGATGACACGTTGGAAGAACTTTTGGATCTTGAAACTCTTCTAAGCAGACCGGACAACAAAAATCGTAAAAGTCCGCATCTGCATGATCTTGTGAAGCCATTTTGATTCAGCCGCGAATTAAAACCAGTCAACGCCAGACACACAACATCCTGTGAACATAATTGTATGCCCGACGGAAAAATGATTTTCAAGTAATAAAGATCCATTATGGTAATGCGTACAGTGTGGCTATCACAGATTTGCATATGAAGAGAGCAGATTGTTCTTagggaaaaattatttttgtccgcGTTAAGATCGATTAATAGATAAAGACAATTAAGGCAATTCGCTCTATTTTAGAAGAGCAATTCACTCGTGAAGAAAGCCTAAAAAAAGTGTACTCTTCATGAAGGTTGTtgtattgaaatatttttttgtttattcagttG encodes:
- the LOC140938892 gene encoding uncharacterized protein: MASQDHADADFYDFCCPVCLEEFQDPKVLPTCHHSVCRPCLENIITRSRPAYLQCPTCRQQSFIRVEDIDDLQTNVFLVKLLLQTEPKKEREKLSKGIQACVTKVEVLEELMKELEMCRKRKLEHGQLLTEEIHNAADSLIEMIKKNEGELTSKLEDFVSQQNDVFMRVQTRLQTFCREVQTQVDVSLKVLDRDDDDAEISKMKTALASLAHDTVLEDNLHKEINELDSFTVRFDPNKELLQKAEHHGFGNLSMNDSCGVKIGLCTPLKAMRVSLTTLRKIIPSNFGFESFSPLSVATDGETHVAVADPENNNILLLKRNGDFLKRFTVPVNSSQPPMMFSGVAFSRDKKDLIAVNGARDIHVINPQKGTFKVSYRSSSQWGVKYCFVSSDCVGRLLLTCEPLAKQYRACIVVHSDTPFGKPDLKFGFAGEGALLFPFKALYHNKHYYVTDMEKGCVMVYNEDGEFLRHFGRKDDDNYSDGHLVLPTGMVFDPNDEILLVCDWGSSSIQTYKPDGTFQGAFPIDGRPTDIALFSDGTLVVSSKDDQWIQFMTISPLGALKEEIGENEQ